In a genomic window of Urocitellus parryii isolate mUroPar1 chromosome 2, mUroPar1.hap1, whole genome shotgun sequence:
- the LOC144252563 gene encoding large ribosomal subunit protein eL42: MVNVPKTRRTFCKKCGKHQPHKVTQYKKGKDSLYAQGKRRYDRKQSGYGGQTKPIFRKKAKTTKKIVLRLECVEPNCRSKRMLAIKRCKHFELGGDKKRKGQVIQF, encoded by the coding sequence ATGGTGAACGTTCCTAAGACCCGCCGGACGTTCTGTAAGAAATGTGGCAAACATCAACCCCATAAAGTGACACAGTACAAGAAGGGCAAGGATTCTCTGTATGCACAGGGAAAGCGGCGGTATGACAGGAAACAGAGTGGCTATGGTGGGCAGACCAAGccaattttcaggaaaaaggcTAAAACTACAAAGAAGATTGTGCTGAGGCTTGAGTGTGTTGAGCCTAACTGCAGATCTAAAAGAATGCTGGCTATTAAGAGATGCAAGCATTTTGAACTGGGAGGAGATAAGAAGAGAAAGGGCCAAGTGATCCAGTTCTAA